A part of Neovison vison isolate M4711 chromosome 6, ASM_NN_V1, whole genome shotgun sequence genomic DNA contains:
- the S100B gene encoding protein S100-B produces the protein MSELEKAMVALIDVFHQYSGREGDKHKLKKSELKELINAELPHFLEEVKEQEVVDKVMETLDSDGDGECDFQEFMAFVAMVTSACHEFFEHE, from the exons ATGTCTGAGCTGGAGAAGGCCATGGTGGCTCTCATCGATGTCTTCCATCAGTACTCCGGAAGGGAGGGTGACAAGCACAAGCTGAAGAAATCCGAACTCAAGGAGCTCATCAACGCTGAGCTCCCCCACTTCTTAGAG GAAGTCAAGGAGCAGGAGGTCGTGGACAAAGTCATGGAAACTCTGGACAGTGATGGAGACGGCGAATGTGACTTCCAGGAATTTATGGCCTTTGTCGCCATGGTTACCAGCGCCTGCCACGAGTTCTTTGAGCACGAGTGA